One window of the Spea bombifrons isolate aSpeBom1 chromosome 8, aSpeBom1.2.pri, whole genome shotgun sequence genome contains the following:
- the PFKFB1 gene encoding 6-phosphofructo-2-kinase/fructose-2,6-bisphosphatase 1 isoform X3: MQNGDRAQREQARTPKQQMADRLRELTQTRLQKIWIPHQCERLQQRRGSSIPQFTNSPTMIILVGLPARGKTYISKKLTRYLNWIGTPTKVFNVGQYRREAVQTYKSYEFFRPDNQEAMKIRKQCALNALRDVNTYLSQEGGHVAVFDATNTTRERRSIILQFAKEHGYKVFFIESICDDPDIIAENIMQVKISSPDYKDCDREKVVEDFLQRIECYQMTYEPLHDDLDSDLSYIKIFNVGSRFLVNRVQDHIQSRTVYYLMNIHVTPRSIYLCRHGESELNLLGRIGGDSGLSPRGKQFAHSLGNFVKSQEIPDLKVWTSHMKRTIQTAEALGVPYEQWKALNEIDAGVCEEMMYEEIQENYPEEFALRDQDKYRYRYPKGESYEDLVQRLEPVIMELERQENVLVVCHQAVMRCLLAYFLDKSAGELPYLKCPLHTVLKLTPVAYGCKVESIYLNIEAVNTHRERPSNVEVSRDPEEALVTVPEHF, encoded by the exons ATGCAGAACGGGGACAGAGCCCAGAGGGAGCAGGCGAGGACACCCAAGCAGCAGATGGCTGACAGGCTGAGGGAGCTGACCCAGACCAGGCTGCAGAAGATCTGGATCCCCCACCAATGCGAGAGGCTGCAGCAGAGGAGGGGAT CTTCTATCCCCCAGTTCACCAACTCCCCTACGATGATCATACTGGTGGGCCTTCCTGCTCGCGGAAAAACCTACATCTCCAAGAAGCTCACCCGCTACCTCAACTGGATCGGAACACCCACTAAAG TATTCAACGTTGGACAGTATCGCCGAGAGGCTGTGCAAACTTACAAAAGCTATGAGTTTTTCCGTCCAGACAACCAAGAAGCCATGAAGATACGCAA GCAGTGTGCACTAAATGCCTTGAGGGACGTCAACACTTACCTGTCACAGGAGGGAGGACACGTGGCG GTGTTTGATGCCACGAATACCACGAGGGAGAGAAGATCCATCATTCTCCAGTTTGCCAAGGAGCACGGGTACAAG GTATTTTTCATTGAATCGATATGCGACGACCCTGACATCATTGCCGAAAATATCATG CAAGTGAAAATATCCAGCCCCGACTACAAGGACTGCGATCGAGAGAAAGTGGTGGAGGATTTCCTGCAGAGGATTGAGTGTTATCAGATGACTTACGAGCCCCTGCATGATGACTTGGACAG TGACCTTTCGTACATCAAAATTTTTAACGTTGGGAGTCGCTTCCTGGTGAACAGAGTTCAGGACCACATCCAGAGTCGCACGGTGTATTACCTCATGAATATCCACGTCACGCCACGCTCCATCTACTTGTGCCGGCATGGAGAGAGTGAACTTAATCTGCTGGGGAGGATTGGAGGGGACTCTGGGCTGTCTCCACGTGGCAAGCAG TTTGCGCATTCCCTGGGTAACTTTGTCAAGTCACAGGAGATTCCAGACCTGAAAGTATGGACGAGTCATATGAAACGTACCATCCAGACGGCAGAAGCATTGGGTGTCCCGTACGAGCAGTGGAAGGCGCTGAATGAAATTGACGCG GGTGTGTGTGAAGAGATGATGTATGAAGAGATACAGGAGAACTATCCAGAAGAATTTGCCCTGAGAGATCAGGACAAGTACCGGTACAGATACCCCAAGGGGGAG TCCTACGAGGACCTAGTACAGAGGCTTGAACCGGTGATTATGGAGCTGGAACGTCAGGAGAATGTCTTGGTGGTTTGTCACCAGGCTGTCATGCGATGTCTGCTGGCGTACTTCCTGGACAAAAGCGCAG gTGAACTGCCATATTTGAAATGTCCTCTTCACACTGTGTTGAAATTGACCCCTGTGGCATACG GTTGCAAAGTGGAATCCATATACCTGAATATAGAAGCAGTGAATACGCATAGGGAGAGGCCGTCG AACGTAGAGGTATCGCGAGACCCGGAAGAAGCCTTGGTGACCGTACCAGAGCATTTTTAA
- the PFKFB1 gene encoding 6-phosphofructo-2-kinase/fructose-2,6-bisphosphatase 1 isoform X2: MQGSNMIPASIPQFTNSPTMIILVGLPARGKTYISKKLTRYLNWIGTPTKVFNVGQYRREAVQTYKSYEFFRPDNQEAMKIRKQCALNALRDVNTYLSQEGGHVAVFDATNTTRERRSIILQFAKEHGYKVFFIESICDDPDIIAENIMQVKISSPDYKDCDREKVVEDFLQRIECYQMTYEPLHDDLDSDLSYIKIFNVGSRFLVNRVQDHIQSRTVYYLMNIHVTPRSIYLCRHGESELNLLGRIGGDSGLSPRGKQFAHSLGNFVKSQEIPDLKVWTSHMKRTIQTAEALGVPYEQWKALNEIDAGVCEEMMYEEIQENYPEEFALRDQDKYRYRYPKGESYEDLVQRLEPVIMELERQENVLVVCHQAVMRCLLAYFLDKSAGELPYLKCPLHTVLKLTPVAYGCKVESIYLNIEAVNTHRERPSHLSRKPSEAPLYRHYRAVPLASPEPTKKPCLKDLGLSGSLCKSLYLQNVEVSRDPEEALVTVPEHF, from the exons CTTCTATCCCCCAGTTCACCAACTCCCCTACGATGATCATACTGGTGGGCCTTCCTGCTCGCGGAAAAACCTACATCTCCAAGAAGCTCACCCGCTACCTCAACTGGATCGGAACACCCACTAAAG TATTCAACGTTGGACAGTATCGCCGAGAGGCTGTGCAAACTTACAAAAGCTATGAGTTTTTCCGTCCAGACAACCAAGAAGCCATGAAGATACGCAA GCAGTGTGCACTAAATGCCTTGAGGGACGTCAACACTTACCTGTCACAGGAGGGAGGACACGTGGCG GTGTTTGATGCCACGAATACCACGAGGGAGAGAAGATCCATCATTCTCCAGTTTGCCAAGGAGCACGGGTACAAG GTATTTTTCATTGAATCGATATGCGACGACCCTGACATCATTGCCGAAAATATCATG CAAGTGAAAATATCCAGCCCCGACTACAAGGACTGCGATCGAGAGAAAGTGGTGGAGGATTTCCTGCAGAGGATTGAGTGTTATCAGATGACTTACGAGCCCCTGCATGATGACTTGGACAG TGACCTTTCGTACATCAAAATTTTTAACGTTGGGAGTCGCTTCCTGGTGAACAGAGTTCAGGACCACATCCAGAGTCGCACGGTGTATTACCTCATGAATATCCACGTCACGCCACGCTCCATCTACTTGTGCCGGCATGGAGAGAGTGAACTTAATCTGCTGGGGAGGATTGGAGGGGACTCTGGGCTGTCTCCACGTGGCAAGCAG TTTGCGCATTCCCTGGGTAACTTTGTCAAGTCACAGGAGATTCCAGACCTGAAAGTATGGACGAGTCATATGAAACGTACCATCCAGACGGCAGAAGCATTGGGTGTCCCGTACGAGCAGTGGAAGGCGCTGAATGAAATTGACGCG GGTGTGTGTGAAGAGATGATGTATGAAGAGATACAGGAGAACTATCCAGAAGAATTTGCCCTGAGAGATCAGGACAAGTACCGGTACAGATACCCCAAGGGGGAG TCCTACGAGGACCTAGTACAGAGGCTTGAACCGGTGATTATGGAGCTGGAACGTCAGGAGAATGTCTTGGTGGTTTGTCACCAGGCTGTCATGCGATGTCTGCTGGCGTACTTCCTGGACAAAAGCGCAG gTGAACTGCCATATTTGAAATGTCCTCTTCACACTGTGTTGAAATTGACCCCTGTGGCATACG GTTGCAAAGTGGAATCCATATACCTGAATATAGAAGCAGTGAATACGCATAGGGAGAGGCCGTCG CATCTGTCCAGAAAGCCCAGCGAGGCTCCTCTGTATCGTCACTATCGTGCCGTACCTTTAGCTAGCCCAGAGCCCACCAAAAAGCCCTGCTTGAAAGACCTGGGTTTGTCAGGCTCTCTGTGCAAATCGCTGTACCTGCAG AACGTAGAGGTATCGCGAGACCCGGAAGAAGCCTTGGTGACCGTACCAGAGCATTTTTAA
- the PFKFB1 gene encoding 6-phosphofructo-2-kinase/fructose-2,6-bisphosphatase 1 isoform X1, producing MQNGDRAQREQARTPKQQMADRLRELTQTRLQKIWIPHQCERLQQRRGSSIPQFTNSPTMIILVGLPARGKTYISKKLTRYLNWIGTPTKVFNVGQYRREAVQTYKSYEFFRPDNQEAMKIRKQCALNALRDVNTYLSQEGGHVAVFDATNTTRERRSIILQFAKEHGYKVFFIESICDDPDIIAENIMQVKISSPDYKDCDREKVVEDFLQRIECYQMTYEPLHDDLDSDLSYIKIFNVGSRFLVNRVQDHIQSRTVYYLMNIHVTPRSIYLCRHGESELNLLGRIGGDSGLSPRGKQFAHSLGNFVKSQEIPDLKVWTSHMKRTIQTAEALGVPYEQWKALNEIDAGVCEEMMYEEIQENYPEEFALRDQDKYRYRYPKGESYEDLVQRLEPVIMELERQENVLVVCHQAVMRCLLAYFLDKSAGELPYLKCPLHTVLKLTPVAYGCKVESIYLNIEAVNTHRERPSHLSRKPSEAPLYRHYRAVPLASPEPTKKPCLKDLGLSGSLCKSLYLQNVEVSRDPEEALVTVPEHF from the exons ATGCAGAACGGGGACAGAGCCCAGAGGGAGCAGGCGAGGACACCCAAGCAGCAGATGGCTGACAGGCTGAGGGAGCTGACCCAGACCAGGCTGCAGAAGATCTGGATCCCCCACCAATGCGAGAGGCTGCAGCAGAGGAGGGGAT CTTCTATCCCCCAGTTCACCAACTCCCCTACGATGATCATACTGGTGGGCCTTCCTGCTCGCGGAAAAACCTACATCTCCAAGAAGCTCACCCGCTACCTCAACTGGATCGGAACACCCACTAAAG TATTCAACGTTGGACAGTATCGCCGAGAGGCTGTGCAAACTTACAAAAGCTATGAGTTTTTCCGTCCAGACAACCAAGAAGCCATGAAGATACGCAA GCAGTGTGCACTAAATGCCTTGAGGGACGTCAACACTTACCTGTCACAGGAGGGAGGACACGTGGCG GTGTTTGATGCCACGAATACCACGAGGGAGAGAAGATCCATCATTCTCCAGTTTGCCAAGGAGCACGGGTACAAG GTATTTTTCATTGAATCGATATGCGACGACCCTGACATCATTGCCGAAAATATCATG CAAGTGAAAATATCCAGCCCCGACTACAAGGACTGCGATCGAGAGAAAGTGGTGGAGGATTTCCTGCAGAGGATTGAGTGTTATCAGATGACTTACGAGCCCCTGCATGATGACTTGGACAG TGACCTTTCGTACATCAAAATTTTTAACGTTGGGAGTCGCTTCCTGGTGAACAGAGTTCAGGACCACATCCAGAGTCGCACGGTGTATTACCTCATGAATATCCACGTCACGCCACGCTCCATCTACTTGTGCCGGCATGGAGAGAGTGAACTTAATCTGCTGGGGAGGATTGGAGGGGACTCTGGGCTGTCTCCACGTGGCAAGCAG TTTGCGCATTCCCTGGGTAACTTTGTCAAGTCACAGGAGATTCCAGACCTGAAAGTATGGACGAGTCATATGAAACGTACCATCCAGACGGCAGAAGCATTGGGTGTCCCGTACGAGCAGTGGAAGGCGCTGAATGAAATTGACGCG GGTGTGTGTGAAGAGATGATGTATGAAGAGATACAGGAGAACTATCCAGAAGAATTTGCCCTGAGAGATCAGGACAAGTACCGGTACAGATACCCCAAGGGGGAG TCCTACGAGGACCTAGTACAGAGGCTTGAACCGGTGATTATGGAGCTGGAACGTCAGGAGAATGTCTTGGTGGTTTGTCACCAGGCTGTCATGCGATGTCTGCTGGCGTACTTCCTGGACAAAAGCGCAG gTGAACTGCCATATTTGAAATGTCCTCTTCACACTGTGTTGAAATTGACCCCTGTGGCATACG GTTGCAAAGTGGAATCCATATACCTGAATATAGAAGCAGTGAATACGCATAGGGAGAGGCCGTCG CATCTGTCCAGAAAGCCCAGCGAGGCTCCTCTGTATCGTCACTATCGTGCCGTACCTTTAGCTAGCCCAGAGCCCACCAAAAAGCCCTGCTTGAAAGACCTGGGTTTGTCAGGCTCTCTGTGCAAATCGCTGTACCTGCAG AACGTAGAGGTATCGCGAGACCCGGAAGAAGCCTTGGTGACCGTACCAGAGCATTTTTAA